The Halodesulfovibrio marinisediminis DSM 17456 genomic interval TGTACTTTTTGATCCAGTTAGGAATTTTAACGCGCCCGATGTCGTCGTCCACGGCATGATGTGAGCAGGATTCGTACATCAGTACTTTGTCACCATCTTTCAGGTCATCAATTGATGATGCACCGTGCACAAGTTTAGGGAGGTCGCCCTTGTATCGCGCAAAGAGGGTAGAGAAGGTTGTGAGAGGAACAGAGTCCGGCACTATTTCAGCTACCTGATGGATTACTTGCGAATCAGTTACAACTAACGCCGGAGGTTCTTTGAGCGTGTTAAGCGCAGCAGAGAGCTCCGTTTCTTTTACGGTCAGTGCCATTGCGTTTGAATCCAGTACATCCCGTAGAACTTGAACCTGAGGTAGAATCAGGCGTCCTTTTGGTGCAGCTCCGTCAATTGGAGCAACTAGTAGTACGGTTTGATCTGGAGAGACCATATCGCTTACCAGCAGGGGATCTTCAATAAGTTCTTTTGGAGCAGTTGCAATGATGAACCGCTTTAACTCATCAATATTTTCACCTGTGGTGGCAGAAACAGTGACAATGGAATGACCGGAACACGCTTCCAAATCAGCCTGAGACGGTGTCGAAAGGTCAGATTTGTTAAAAACAACGATTACAGGAAGGTTCAAATCAGAAAGCTCTTTGAGCAGCTGTTTTTCTTCCTGTTGCATACCTTGTTCAGTTGCTACCAGAATAGCTACGTCTGTCCGGCGCAGAACTTTGCGCGTTGCAGACATACGCTGCAGGCCAACTGTTCCGAAGTCATCCATACCGGCTGTATCAAAAAATGTCACAGGGCCGATGGGATGCAGTTCGTAATGTTTGCCTACAGGGTCTGTGGTGGTTCCGGGATGGCCGGAAACAATAGCAACTTCCTGATCTACAAGCGCGTTGATAAGGGCAGACTTACCTGCGTTACAGCGACCAGTGAGTGTAATAATGAGGCGTACGCCTCTGGGAGCAGTGGATGTGTTCATACTAACTAAATTGCCGGTTGAGCTCGAAATGTGCGTTGCATGCTTGAGCCAGCTTGGGAACTAAGTGTAAATCCGGCTTGCTGGACTCTGGACTGGAGCAGTTTAACGGTAGAATTTTGTGATAATGCAGGATCATTCTTGCCGGGGTATATTGAGTAGCTGCTCCGGACTTCATCCGGAGTGATGGATGGCATGATGACGTTGGCGCCTGCATTTAGTGCAAGTATCCGCCCGTCGTTATTGCGAACAGTGCGCAGGGAGTCCAGAGCGCTAGTCGCGGGAATATTTGTTGCCGGATTTAAAAGGCGAAGAAGTGCGGTAACGCGAAGGCTTTCCAGGAGTTTGCCTGGTGCAGCGTGACGCAATGGTGTTTGGGGGTGAGGAATAAACGGCCCGCAGGCTATCATATCCAGCCCCATGGTACTGAGGAGCAGAAGGTCATCAGTTAAGGTTTCTTCAGTCATGCCCGGCAGCCCGATAATAATTCCAGAACCGGTTTCGTACCCTAGGCGTTGGAGCGATTCAATGCGGTTCAGCCTGTCATACAGATGTTGCCCGGGCCTGTAGAGGCTGTGGAGGTCAGTATCCGTCGTTTCAATTTTAAGCAGATACCTGTCTGCGCCGCTGTCGCGCCATAGTCTGTATACATCGTCCGGATGATCGCCAAGCGAAAGCGTTACTGCCAGATTGAACTTTTCTTTGATGGCTCGAACAATTGTATAAATAAAATGAGGGTTTACATCCTCATCTTCTCCGGCTTGTAGAACAATAGTTCCCATCCCCATTGCTGCGGCAGTTTCAACAGCATCCATAATTTCTACATGGGTCAGCCGGTAGCGTAGAAGGTCGGTATTACTGCTGCGAAGCCCGCAGTAGTGGCAATTTTTTCTACAATGTGATGAAAACTCGATAACTCCTCGTTGATACACAGTATTGTTAAATAAAGCTCGAGCAGTAGCCGTTGCAGCTGTAAACAAGGAATTATCAGTATCGCTGAATGATTTACCATCATACGCGACAGGACTCTTCAAAATCTCAATAATTTCATTACGTGTTAAAGACATGTACAAAACTTCCTTAAAAAATAGCAGTTGCGCGCTGCTAGGTTGCCGTCACCTTAAAAATAAGGTGACGGCTGAAGCATGTGACTGAATGCTGCGTACGTAGAGCAATAAAGTGCCGTGCTATACGCTGGATGATGGCAGCAGTGTCAGCTACAGGTAGAGGTCACGTTCTCCCTGTTCTATGCGCTTTAGTCGGGACTCCACAACAGATCGTCTTTCTACGGGACAGTTATCCACCTCGTTGGTGATGCAGACTTTGCCTGCTTTTCGAGTGGACTCTGATGCGTAGTCCTCTAAATATTCCTGGAAGGTAAGGAGTGAATTCGGCAGACAATATTGCTGAATAAATCCTCGTTTGGCCAAATCCATGAAGTGTTCGCCAGTTCTGCCAAGGCGATAGCATGCTGTACACCAGGAAGGGAGATATCCGGCATCTACAATGTCTCGGATAACTTCATCTAAGCTCCTGTTGTCACTAATGCAAAATTGCTGCACTTCCGGACGGTCATACTCAGGGTCACTATACGCCCCAGGATAGGTGCGCGAGCCAGCACTTATTTGTGATACACCGATATCTAGCAACTCTCGGCGTAACACTGCTGATTCGCGAGTACTCAAGATCAAACCTGTGTATGGCACGGCAAGGCGCAGGATGGCAACTATTCGTTTGAAGGTCATATCATCAATCGGACATGGCGGATTGTACGCCATATCTGCATTGAGTGCCGGTTCTAGCCGTGGAAAAGAAATTGTGTGTGGACCAACTCCAAACTTGTTTTCTAAATCCTGAGCATGGGTTAGCAGCGCCAGTATTTCGAATTTATAATCGTATAATCCGAATAACGCGCCCATTCCGACATCCTCAATGCCAGCTTCCATTGCCCTGTGCAGTGCATGTAATCGCCACAGGAAATTTTTTTTCACACCGCCCTTGTGGACAGAGTCGTACGTTTTTTCATGGTAGGTCTCCTGAAAACATTGGTAGGTACCAATGCCTACCTCTTGTAATTTTCGGAAGCCTTCCACGGATAGTGGAGCACAGTTGACGTTAACACGTCGGATTTCTCCACTTTTTTCAGAGACGGTGTCGTAGACTGTCTGAACTGTCTCGGCAATCCAGTCAGCTTTGAGTTTGGGATGTTCGCCGTATACAAGGAGAAGACGTTTATGTCCCTGCTCTTCAAGGGCGATTACATCGCTTCGAATCTCTTCGGGTGAAAGGGTACGGCGGGTAAGGTCTTTGTTGGTAACGTTGAACCCGCAGTACAGGCAGCTGTTTCCGCATTCGTTGGTGATGTACATTGGGGCAAAGAGTACCAGTCTGTTGCCGTAGATTGCGTTTTTAACATCACGGGCAGCAGCAAAAAGCTCTTCGTCAAGCTCAGGGTCGGTTACTTGAAGTAATGTTGCTGTTTCTTCAAGAGTCAGCCCTTTTGCCTCACGTGCTTTAGATAGAATTTCCAGAACGTTGGCGCGGTCTGGATTTGCGGCATGCTCGAGAGTGTTGTTTATTGCTTGTTCATTAATAAAATTTTCTAGCTCGGAGGTGTCGGGCTGCATAGATGTCCCTCATTATCCGGTTCGCAAAGATGCTCCATACAGGATAGGCATCCCGACATCATGTCGGGATGCCTTCTTTGCTTAGTATTACAAGGTGCCTACAAGGACAGTTCAACGCCTTTTTCTTTAAGCGCTGCAAGTCGTGCACTACGGTCAACAAAGTGAGTGTGCAGAAGGTCATGAGACTTGTGGCTGCAAGGGCCTTCTTTGAGGAAACCATCCTTTGTGGAGTATAGTTTCTTGATCATCGGGTTGTCCTGAGACTTACGGATTTTGTACAGGTTTTTGTCCGCATTGTAGACGGAAGCCTGTCGGATACCGATAAATTCAAGAGTAGCTGCAGTTGCTTCTTTAGCAACATTCAAACCGAGAACAGCGTAGCCGCAGGTGATACCGGCAAGTTTGATAAAACCGCGACGACTGATGGTGCCGATGCTTTTTTTCTTCATGCTTTTGTCCCCTATGCGATTTTGCGTTTGGTGAAGCGACGGTTAATTTTTGCGATGGTAGATTTGAAGAGAGATGCTTCAAGAATACCAGGCTCCAATGGCTGACCGCCACCGTTTACGCAGCCGCCAGGGCAGGTCATTACTTCGATGAAGTGGTACGGGGACTTGCCTTCGCGAACCTGATCGCAAAGCTCAGCTGCCTGCTCCAGTCCACTTACGATGGCAACTTTTACAGTACCGAAGTTAGGAACTGGGATTTCAGCGGTTTTAAGACCTTCGCTTGTACGAACCATTTTAATGTCTGGATCAGCAAGTTTCTGACCGGAGAGTTCTTCGTATGCAAGACGGAGAGCAGCTTCCATTACGCCGCCAGAAGTACCGAAGATAGTAGCGGCACCTGTGGACATACCCAGTGCAGGATCTGCTTCTTCGTCTGGCAGGGAGTTGAAGTCGATACCGGCTTCTTTAATGAGCCATGCGAGTTCACGTGTGTTGATGGTTGCGTCGATGTCTTTGAATCCGCTGGACTGAAGCTCTGGACGCATGCCTTCAAATTTTTTCGCGATACAAGGCATAATGGAAACGGTGTAGATTTTTTTGGAAAGAACACCGGTTTCCTGTGAACCGTATGTCTTGGCAAGTGCGCCAAGCATGCCGATAGGGGAACGGCAGGTGGAAAGATGTTCGTTCAGGTCTGGGTAGAAGGTTTCTGCAAACTTAATCCAGCCCGGACAACAGGATGTGAACTGAGGAAGTGGCTTGTGACCATGCTTAACTCGTTCGATAAGCTCGGTGCCTTCTTCCATGATGGTTACGTCTGCTGCAAATTCGGTATCCCAGATCTGGTTGAAACCGAGGCGTCGCAGGGCTGCATGCATTTTTCCACCGGTGTAGGTGCCGGTAGGAGCGCCAAAACATTCGCCAAGTGCATAGCGAACTGCCGGTGCAGGCATGGAAACAACAATAGTTTCAGGGTCTTTAAGTTTTTCGAGAATTTCTCCTACAAAAGAAACTTCTTCATGGATAGCGCCGAATGGACAATTTGCAAGGCACTGACCACAGTTAACACATGCTGCTGGGTCAACAACGCCGCGTTCGCCGTCTTCGTGTACTTCTTGAATAGCGCCGGTAGGGCAGTAGGATTCACACTCGCCGCATGCCTGACAGTCGTCTTTATTAACCTGAACAAAAAAGATGTCAGCAGGATCGGTTTCAGTCGGTGCATTAACCTTGTAGGTGATACCTTCCATGGAAACTTCTTCCCCATGAACCATGGTCTGAATATCAGCAAGGTACGCAGGTTGGCTTTCAGCTTTCTCTGCCATCAAAGCAACTCCTTATGAATCTTGAAAATAGATTTTGTGCCGAGCGTTATGTCTTGGCTGACATAACGTAAAATCTGACTACCGTTGCCATGCAGAGCCCGCTGCACAGTGGTCGCATTATTTCGTACCTAAGTAGTCGGAAAAGTAAATTGCGGTAAGATGTCTATTATTATTATTCAACAATTACAAATAGTTTTTATGGATAGAACGGACTTCAAACCATCAGTTTGTGAAAAAAGTTACAACTAACATTCCAATAATATTGAAGAACCATTTTGTGATAATGAGCTTCAATTTTTATTATGGGATTAGAAAAAACCCTCTGGACATGGCGTCCAGAGGGTTTTGAGGTGTGTAGTTGATGGAAATAGCTTGTACGGAATGAAGCAACACATCATTACTACGTAACGGTATCATAAGGAGGCATAGCTGGAGTGGGCTATGTCCTATCCGATTGTGCAGTGTTTAATCATGATCTTTGGCTATTGCTGGATATCACTCATTACAGCTTCAAGTTTCTGAGACAGGTTGGCAAGTGCAGCAACAGCGTCAGCAGCTTCTACCATGCCCTGAGCAGCTTCCTGTGTAAGCGCATTAACTTCATCAGATGCACGAGCGATCTGTTCAGAGGCTGCGGATTGTTCTTCAGAAGCTGTAGCAATGGAACGTACCCGGTCAGTAGCCTGTGTGCTTGCTTCAACAATCTGGTTAAGCGCTGTTCCGGCCTCCAAGGTCAGTTCTGTATTTTGACCGATATGTGATGCAACTTTTTCCATCTGTGTCAGGGTTGATTTGGAGCTATTCTGGATTCCATGCACAACGCTTTCAACTTCGTTTGTTGCCTGCATGGTCTTTTCAGCAAGTTTACGAACCTCGTCTGCTACTACAGCAAAACCACGACCGGCTTCTCCTGCGCGTGCTGCTTCAATGGCGGCGTTGAGCGCAAGAAGGTTGGTTTGATCGGCAATGTCATTGATTACGTTAATAATGTTGCCAATGGAATCTGCCTGTGTACCAAGTTCTGTAATAGTGCCACGCATATCTTCTGCGAATTGGTGTACTTCCTCGGTGGATTGAACAACCTTGCGGACGAGTTCAGCTCCGTTTGCTGCTGTAGATTGTGCAAGGTCTGCTTCTTCGGCAGCTCGAGCAGCGTTGCTTGCAACTTCCAGCGTTGTGGCGTTCATTTGTTCAACAGCGGTTGCTGTTTCGCCCATGCGTTCGCTTTGAAGAGCTGCACCCTGCGTAGTCTGGTTAATTTGTACTTCAAGTTGTCCAGCTTCACCGGCAACTTGTTGAGCAATGGCACTAGCTTCCTGAGCTGCTCGACTGATACGTTCGTTTTGTTCTTCAATAGTTTTTTGCTGAGTATTCAATTCAGTAAGGTCGTACCAGAATGATACTGAGCCCAGAATGTTGTTGTCGAGATCGTATACAGGAGTGGTGGTAGCGTCGATAAAGAGAGTCTTTCCGGATGGTACAGGGCGTTCACAGGTGACATGCATCGGTTTTCGCTCTTTAATTGCTACATCGGAGAGAGTCTCTTTGTTTTTGTCATCCCAGTAGAGTTCACCGGAACGGACTCCTATGAAGTCTTTAGGAGTACCTTTTTTCTCCAACAGATCACATAATTGTTGGTTGAGCCAACGCATATTGAAATCTGCGCCGACGATGCCGCACGGTGTTGGAATTGCGTTCAACACCCCTTCAGCAAAGCCTAGTTTGTTCTTCAGTTCAATGATCATGCGGTCGATGGCATCATGAAGAACTTTCATTTCGCCTGAGAACGTATTGGTTGTTTTGGCGTTGAGATCACCATCTGCAATTTTGTTTGCAAAGGAGGTTAGTTCTTCAAGTGGTGTGTTGACGGCGCGGAAAATAACAATGGCAATTAATATACCAAGTAGAACCGATACGGCACATCCACCTATGATCATTCGTTCTGAGCTATGTAAAAGTTCGAGTGACTCCTCGCCTTCTTTGAGGAGTAAATCGTGGCTGAGTGTGCCGAGTTTGTCTAGTGCCTCTTCCATCTCATGCATTGGTGCTTTGTATGGCTTCATGAGCTTATTGGCTTCGACAGCAGAAATGTTCGAATTGATGACTTGTGATGCTACTTGTTGAACACCGTTAAAGTAATGTGAGTAGGAGCTTGAAAAATTGGTGATAAGCGAGCGCTGTTCAGGAGTCAGATGGGGAATTTTTGAAGATAATTCTTCAATGGTGGAAATCTGCTTACGCGTTTCGTTACTGATTTTTGTCAGTTTTTGTAAATATACGTTTTGCTTTTGACTGTTGTCGACATTAAGAAAAATATCTTTTTCATAGCGGCGGTGTAAGAGGAGTGACTTTGTAATTTCTAAGGCTTGTTCACGCAGTGCCACATCCTGATAGATAAGTTCTTCGATGTGTTCTGTGGAATGTGATGCGGAGTTGTACCCCATGACCCCAATCAGCAGCGATAACCCGATTGTCGCGCTGAACCCTAATACAAGTAGTTTCTTGATCGACATGAAATTTCCCCTAAAAAAATTGCATCCCTTACTTTTAAATATAAGGTTCTGTAACATTTGTCTATTTGGCGAGTAGACAAATAGGTTGGAATGGAACGGAGCAGTAAGTAACCACTTTTACGTGTAACTTTGTATCAGCCTACGATACACCGTTATGACAGCAGTAAAAGAACGGCTATCTTTGGCAAGATTTCCGTTACAAATTCCGGTTGCAAGAGGGCTACCCCCTACAATTGTTGACTGTTCTACTAGGGATTATCGACAAAGTTAAATATAAGTTTATATTTTTCTTAAATTTCATTGCGATGTTGGAAAGAGTACTCTTATTTGAGTGACAAGACTCTTATGAGAGGGGAGTGTTATACAATGCTGATTGGTACTACGAGTAAAGCGTATTGTTTTTTTGATTGGTAGTATCTTTTTTGAGTGGAAAGGTAATGAGGTTATAGGAGAATGGCATGCTTATACATGAGAATACAAGCAGGCTATTATTAAGGAATTAGCTACTAAGAATTATAAATGCACAACTTACGCTCTATTGAAGATGTCGTTATAGATCTGTGAAGGGATTGTATCGCTGTCTTCAGTCTGGTTAGTATCTTTATTTTCAAACGCTTTTGCCCATTTTTGCGTAACGTCAAAAAATTCTTCAAAAAGTTGCTCTAGTTTTTGCACCGTCAGATTCGTAAGGTCAAAATGTGTCAGCAGGCCGATTTGATTGGTTTCGCGTAAAAGAATAAATCTGGCACCGGCAAGTTGATCTCGAAACGCGTTGAGTACTAATAAATCAGCGTAAAAATCAGGATTGTTGGTAGCTATAGGTGCTATGATTGTAACTGACTCTTTTTCTTCATTAAAGTCTACTTGTATGGTTGTTTCACCGTTAATTGTAATATGTGTGTAGCCTGTTAGGGACAAATCTTGCTGGGAAGGATGGAACGGGCTAGCAAATTTCGTTAAAATATTATGTAGAGTGTGTTTTGCTTTCATTACAAGTCCTTAATGTCATAAGTCGTAAACGCTTTTATCAGACCGTCTTATCAGGGAGTGAGTATGGTTATTCCTGATACCAGATGGTTGATTCATTTTGTGAATAGGTGGCTGGTGAATACTTGTCGAAGGCGCTGCGTTGTACTGTTTTTCAAGAGTGTAACATTAGCTTGAAAAAAAACGACACCCGATAAAAATAGTTATCAGTCTACTAATTCAAGCCATATAGAGGTCTATTGGAAGAAAAGATATTTTTTCTTTTTTTTCCGTTGACAAAGTTCTGCGACTCTCATAGTAACACTTCTCGCAACTTGTTGGGCTATCGTTCAATTGGCAGGACGACGGGTTCTGGCTCCGTTAATCAAGGTTCGAGTCCTTGTAGCCCAGCCATCAAGTTATTTAGATTAAGACAAGGTCAGAAGTTTTAATCTGTATATAAGACGCGTCCCCATCGTCTAGCCTGGCCCAGGACACCTGCCTTTCACGCAGGCGACGGGGGTTCAAATCCCCCTGGGGACGCCAAAGTAAATCAAGCACTTACGTTAATCGTAGGTGCTTTTTTTGTGTTCAAAAGCCAAAGGGTGTAATTTTTTGAAAAAGATTTTTACCCTACTTTTTGGGCCTTCTTTTCTTCTTCAAAACTTCCAGCTTGCTGAAGTGATGATGCCAGTGAATTGAGAATTCCAACGGCCTTATTTGCTTTAGCGACCTTTCGCAAATACCGATCTGTTTGTTGTGTAGATTGATGCCGAAGTAACTTTTTCACTTCTTAATGGCTTGATCAGATCCTACAATGAAAATGTGGATACCAAGTTAAGCCACGAGGTAATACTGTTTATTTCGAGACTCAAAGGTGGCAGGGAAAGCCATTGATTGCTCACATGTCGCCGTCTTCGATTGCTGTACGTTTCAATATAGTTAATTAGAGTCAATTCAGCTTCATGCTTGTTTTTAAATTTTCTGTGACGGATCAATTGATTTTTGATTGTGCGGAAAAAAGACTCTGTTTTGGCGTTATCCCAGCAGGTCCCTTTCCGGTTCATACTTTGAATGTAGCCGTGCTTTTTCAAGAAACTGCGGAAATCCTTGCTTGCATAGTGTATGCCTCGGTCACTATGAACCAGAAGGCCGGAAGATGGTTTTCGTCGTGCACAGCCTTCTTTAGAGCATGGATAACGGAGTGCTGCTCTAACGAATCACTTAAATCTCACCTCACCAACCGTTTGGGGATACAGGGCGATGAACATGGTCAGATAATGCCACTTTCGTCTAACCTTGATGTACGTAAAATCAGAGATCCAGACATATTTGGAATTGGTGTAGTAAAGTTTCGATTAACCAGATTAGGAGCAACAGGCTCTGTATGTACAGAATCTGTTGTATGTACAAATTTCTTTGGATACTTACAGGTCAGGCCCAATGTTTACATGTGCCTGGCAACACGAGTCTGACTAAGACCTTGGAATAACAGCTCGCCACGCAATTCAGAAGTGAGCATAGCGTTTCTGATTATGTTCGTTGTCTATTGCTGTTCTGCGCTTGCTAAGTAGTGTATTCACCTGTTTTTGTTGTGGCTCTGGAGGCTTACCCCACGCACATAGTATCCGGTCATGAAAATTTGTAGGGTTTTGCACATATTTTTCATCGGGAACGTAGAGCGGTTTGACTTTACGAACTTAAATCTCATGTCGATAGTCTGCTGAAGATGTTCAAAATTTTTTTAGATATCGCGTTCTATTTTAGCGCCTTGGAGTCATTTTCGATTTTTTTATATCTCTCGTTG includes:
- the hydF gene encoding [FeFe] hydrogenase H-cluster maturation GTPase HydF; its protein translation is MNTSTAPRGVRLIITLTGRCNAGKSALINALVDQEVAIVSGHPGTTTDPVGKHYELHPIGPVTFFDTAGMDDFGTVGLQRMSATRKVLRRTDVAILVATEQGMQQEEKQLLKELSDLNLPVIVVFNKSDLSTPSQADLEACSGHSIVTVSATTGENIDELKRFIIATAPKELIEDPLLVSDMVSPDQTVLLVAPIDGAAPKGRLILPQVQVLRDVLDSNAMALTVKETELSAALNTLKEPPALVVTDSQVIHQVAEIVPDSVPLTTFSTLFARYKGDLPKLVHGASSIDDLKDGDKVLMYESCSHHAVDDDIGRVKIPNWIKKYTGKELTFELFSGHDLPENLEDYSLAIMCGGCMSNRSEMMRRIRDLNAHNVPATNYGVAISKVQGVLERVIQPLGM
- the hydE gene encoding [FeFe] hydrogenase H-cluster radical SAM maturase HydE, whose amino-acid sequence is MSLTRNEIIEILKSPVAYDGKSFSDTDNSLFTAATATARALFNNTVYQRGVIEFSSHCRKNCHYCGLRSSNTDLLRYRLTHVEIMDAVETAAAMGMGTIVLQAGEDEDVNPHFIYTIVRAIKEKFNLAVTLSLGDHPDDVYRLWRDSGADRYLLKIETTDTDLHSLYRPGQHLYDRLNRIESLQRLGYETGSGIIIGLPGMTEETLTDDLLLLSTMGLDMIACGPFIPHPQTPLRHAAPGKLLESLRVTALLRLLNPATNIPATSALDSLRTVRNNDGRILALNAGANVIMPSITPDEVRSSYSIYPGKNDPALSQNSTVKLLQSRVQQAGFTLSSQAGSSMQRTFRAQPAI
- the hydG gene encoding [FeFe] hydrogenase H-cluster radical SAM maturase HydG; translated protein: MQPDTSELENFINEQAINNTLEHAANPDRANVLEILSKAREAKGLTLEETATLLQVTDPELDEELFAAARDVKNAIYGNRLVLFAPMYITNECGNSCLYCGFNVTNKDLTRRTLSPEEIRSDVIALEEQGHKRLLLVYGEHPKLKADWIAETVQTVYDTVSEKSGEIRRVNVNCAPLSVEGFRKLQEVGIGTYQCFQETYHEKTYDSVHKGGVKKNFLWRLHALHRAMEAGIEDVGMGALFGLYDYKFEILALLTHAQDLENKFGVGPHTISFPRLEPALNADMAYNPPCPIDDMTFKRIVAILRLAVPYTGLILSTRESAVLRRELLDIGVSQISAGSRTYPGAYSDPEYDRPEVQQFCISDNRSLDEVIRDIVDAGYLPSWCTACYRLGRTGEHFMDLAKRGFIQQYCLPNSLLTFQEYLEDYASESTRKAGKVCITNEVDNCPVERRSVVESRLKRIEQGERDLYL
- a CDS encoding iron hydrogenase small subunit, with the protein product MKKKSIGTISRRGFIKLAGITCGYAVLGLNVAKEATAATLEFIGIRQASVYNADKNLYKIRKSQDNPMIKKLYSTKDGFLKEGPCSHKSHDLLHTHFVDRSARLAALKEKGVELSL
- a CDS encoding [FeFe] hydrogenase, group A; this encodes MAEKAESQPAYLADIQTMVHGEEVSMEGITYKVNAPTETDPADIFFVQVNKDDCQACGECESYCPTGAIQEVHEDGERGVVDPAACVNCGQCLANCPFGAIHEEVSFVGEILEKLKDPETIVVSMPAPAVRYALGECFGAPTGTYTGGKMHAALRRLGFNQIWDTEFAADVTIMEEGTELIERVKHGHKPLPQFTSCCPGWIKFAETFYPDLNEHLSTCRSPIGMLGALAKTYGSQETGVLSKKIYTVSIMPCIAKKFEGMRPELQSSGFKDIDATINTRELAWLIKEAGIDFNSLPDEEADPALGMSTGAATIFGTSGGVMEAALRLAYEELSGQKLADPDIKMVRTSEGLKTAEIPVPNFGTVKVAIVSGLEQAAELCDQVREGKSPYHFIEVMTCPGGCVNGGGQPLEPGILEASLFKSTIAKINRRFTKRKIA
- a CDS encoding methyl-accepting chemotaxis protein; this translates as MSIKKLLVLGFSATIGLSLLIGVMGYNSASHSTEHIEELIYQDVALREQALEITKSLLLHRRYEKDIFLNVDNSQKQNVYLQKLTKISNETRKQISTIEELSSKIPHLTPEQRSLITNFSSSYSHYFNGVQQVASQVINSNISAVEANKLMKPYKAPMHEMEEALDKLGTLSHDLLLKEGEESLELLHSSERMIIGGCAVSVLLGILIAIVIFRAVNTPLEELTSFANKIADGDLNAKTTNTFSGEMKVLHDAIDRMIIELKNKLGFAEGVLNAIPTPCGIVGADFNMRWLNQQLCDLLEKKGTPKDFIGVRSGELYWDDKNKETLSDVAIKERKPMHVTCERPVPSGKTLFIDATTTPVYDLDNNILGSVSFWYDLTELNTQQKTIEEQNERISRAAQEASAIAQQVAGEAGQLEVQINQTTQGAALQSERMGETATAVEQMNATTLEVASNAARAAEEADLAQSTAANGAELVRKVVQSTEEVHQFAEDMRGTITELGTQADSIGNIINVINDIADQTNLLALNAAIEAARAGEAGRGFAVVADEVRKLAEKTMQATNEVESVVHGIQNSSKSTLTQMEKVASHIGQNTELTLEAGTALNQIVEASTQATDRVRSIATASEEQSAASEQIARASDEVNALTQEAAQGMVEAADAVAALANLSQKLEAVMSDIQQ
- a CDS encoding type III secretion system chaperone; this translates as MKAKHTLHNILTKFASPFHPSQQDLSLTGYTHITINGETTIQVDFNEEKESVTIIAPIATNNPDFYADLLVLNAFRDQLAGARFILLRETNQIGLLTHFDLTNLTVQKLEQLFEEFFDVTQKWAKAFENKDTNQTEDSDTIPSQIYNDIFNRA